In Leucobacter sp. CX169, a single genomic region encodes these proteins:
- the aqpZ gene encoding aquaporin Z, whose product MSTSVAVPSTGARLAAEAVGTFVLVFAGIGAALTAAGFAGEPGNPVNIGFLGVALAVGVSVLTGIYAFGSVSGAHFNPAVTFGLAAAGRFAWKDVLSYVVAQVIGGTIAAALLFVILGDSPQAGNLGNFASNGWGEASPGGYGLLAVALTELIATAIFVTIILGATSDRAPAGFAGLAIGLGLMLVLLVSIPVSNGSINPARSIATAVFGGGEALTQLWAFIVFPILGGLIAGFAFGPLFNGTKKVAA is encoded by the coding sequence ATGTCGACATCCGTAGCAGTTCCCAGCACCGGAGCCCGCCTCGCGGCCGAGGCTGTAGGCACGTTCGTCCTCGTCTTTGCCGGCATCGGTGCCGCGCTCACGGCGGCCGGCTTCGCCGGTGAGCCCGGCAATCCCGTCAACATCGGGTTCCTCGGTGTCGCCCTCGCGGTCGGCGTCTCAGTCCTCACCGGCATCTACGCGTTTGGGTCCGTATCGGGCGCGCACTTCAACCCTGCCGTAACCTTCGGGCTCGCCGCCGCCGGTCGTTTCGCGTGGAAGGACGTCCTCAGCTACGTCGTCGCGCAGGTCATCGGCGGCACGATCGCCGCCGCGCTGCTCTTCGTCATCCTCGGCGACAGCCCGCAGGCCGGCAACCTCGGCAACTTCGCTTCGAACGGCTGGGGCGAGGCGTCGCCGGGCGGCTACGGCCTGCTCGCCGTGGCCCTCACCGAGCTGATCGCGACGGCCATCTTCGTCACGATCATCCTGGGCGCGACCTCGGACCGCGCCCCCGCGGGCTTCGCCGGCCTCGCGATCGGCCTCGGCCTGATGCTCGTGCTGCTCGTGTCGATCCCCGTCTCGAACGGCTCGATCAACCCGGCTCGCTCGATCGCGACCGCGGTCTTCGGTGGCGGCGAGGCCCTCACTCAGCTCTGGGCATTCATCGTGTTCCCGATCCTGGGCGGCCTCATCGCCGGCTTCGCCTTCGGCCCGCTGTTCAACGGCACCAAGAAGGTTGCTGCCTAA
- a CDS encoding DUF3499 family protein — protein sequence MPALPAPAVDRRCAKPACQRIAAATLTMDYASRIVALGPLSPERTPDGQDLCAVHHDRLTPPGGWELIRHDGRRAAHAAETLSA from the coding sequence ATGCCTGCGCTACCCGCTCCCGCCGTCGATCGCCGCTGCGCGAAGCCCGCCTGCCAGCGGATCGCCGCCGCGACCTTGACGATGGATTACGCCTCGCGCATCGTCGCGCTCGGCCCGCTGAGTCCGGAGCGCACGCCCGATGGCCAGGATCTCTGCGCGGTGCACCACGACCGCCTCACTCCGCCCGGCGGCTGGGAGCTCATCCGTCACGACGGCCGGCGCGCGGCGCACGCGGCCGAAACGCTGTCCGCCTAG
- a CDS encoding DUF5719 family protein produces MSERPQWLRASGRAVVGLAITVVAVGAVVAVGTITLPTISRGAVAMTVDTSQGAGRDLSCAGPFMELGVDPTRPGASLPTGAAELSVAGEPGETRTLTTEAGDNAATVLTAASADELLAAAQVQRIDTESLAGIAASACGEPANEQWLVGGDTRLGTATTLTVGNPGDVAATVRISLFDEAGPVDEVQTAGVLVPAGSQRTVSLNGYAPDRAQLAARVLSTGAAVTATLGVAQTRDITPVGVDTVMAQFSPTEVLAFPGVTRTSDDAQTATDAHDMDEFPVTVRVLAPGSADGTAEIRAVDADGSSTVVGKATLTAGVVSETVIEHWDATFSGIVVTADVPVVGGVRGTAVVGRAHDLAWFSPAGVIAAGVTAAVPVVNAPGVSMTLLNTGTTEVEVAVSRQPDAGLLGLAKPTLVRVPAGAAVEVPVERGRALTIVSDAPIYAAITMVEGPGIATYSIEPPRERASTLTVYPR; encoded by the coding sequence ATGAGTGAGCGACCACAGTGGCTTCGCGCGAGTGGGCGAGCCGTCGTCGGACTGGCCATCACGGTCGTCGCGGTGGGCGCCGTCGTCGCCGTGGGCACGATCACGCTGCCGACCATCTCTCGCGGCGCGGTCGCGATGACCGTCGACACCTCGCAGGGCGCGGGGCGCGACCTGAGTTGCGCCGGACCCTTCATGGAGCTCGGCGTCGACCCCACTCGCCCCGGCGCCTCGCTGCCCACGGGCGCGGCAGAGCTGAGCGTCGCCGGCGAGCCCGGCGAGACCCGCACCCTGACGACCGAGGCTGGCGACAACGCAGCCACCGTCCTCACCGCGGCGTCCGCGGACGAACTGCTCGCGGCGGCCCAGGTGCAGCGCATCGACACCGAGAGCCTCGCAGGCATCGCCGCCAGCGCCTGCGGCGAGCCCGCCAACGAGCAGTGGCTCGTCGGCGGCGACACACGTCTCGGCACCGCGACCACCCTGACGGTGGGCAACCCCGGGGACGTCGCCGCGACCGTTCGCATCTCGCTCTTCGACGAGGCGGGCCCGGTCGACGAGGTGCAGACCGCGGGGGTGCTCGTACCGGCCGGAAGTCAACGCACCGTCTCGCTCAACGGCTACGCCCCCGATCGCGCCCAGCTCGCCGCGCGCGTGCTGAGCACCGGGGCCGCGGTCACCGCCACCCTCGGCGTCGCACAGACGCGCGACATCACCCCCGTGGGAGTCGACACCGTGATGGCGCAGTTCTCGCCCACCGAGGTGTTGGCGTTCCCCGGTGTGACGCGCACGAGCGACGACGCACAGACGGCGACCGACGCGCACGACATGGACGAGTTCCCCGTCACGGTGCGCGTGCTCGCGCCGGGCAGCGCCGACGGCACCGCCGAGATCCGGGCGGTCGACGCTGATGGGTCGTCGACGGTGGTCGGGAAGGCGACGCTGACGGCCGGGGTGGTCAGCGAGACGGTGATCGAACATTGGGACGCGACGTTTAGCGGGATTGTCGTCACCGCCGATGTCCCCGTCGTCGGTGGCGTGCGCGGCACGGCTGTCGTTGGTCGTGCGCACGACCTCGCATGGTTCTCGCCCGCTGGCGTGATCGCAGCGGGCGTCACCGCCGCGGTTCCGGTCGTGAACGCCCCCGGGGTCTCGATGACGTTGCTCAACACCGGAACCACCGAGGTGGAGGTCGCGGTGTCGCGTCAGCCCGATGCCGGGCTGCTCGGACTCGCCAAGCCGACCCTGGTGCGGGTGCCCGCGGGGGCCGCAGTCGAGGTGCCGGTGGAGCGCGGACGGGCCCTGACCATCGTCAGCGACGCGCCGATTTACGCCGCCATCACGATGGTTGAAGGACCGGGGATCGCCACGTACTCCATCGAGCCGCCGCGCGAGCGCGCGAGCACTCTGACGGTCTACCCGCGTTAG
- a CDS encoding glycosyltransferase, which translates to MPTRVTAILVAQRGSHWLDETLAALAAQTRRPDRIIAVDNGGGDALAARLNAAAVDGVVSTGSKLSFGRAVALGVAAAVGAPPAAGAPHQAGSPSESDWIWLLSEDSAPEPQALANIIAAVQRSPSVAIAGPKLVDWEHPERIIELGQSLTRTGSRWKLRRQELDQEQYDHLQDTLGVGPVGMLVRQDVWMRLGGFDPALAVYDDGLDLSVRARLAGFRVIVAPHSRIRFAQIGVAGPHIDRRRSVLRTAHRQARTSALHRRLAYAPAALVPFYWIALPFIGVLRMVWALLREQPGNMLGELSAALRVFFRPGAVARARHRIKQDRSVGWDAVRPLRVDPKSVRTARMIDREALRAAQGRTRPELHFVSTGGLGVLLGALVAAAALFWWLLGTDVVSGGGIAPLSDSVAELWRNTQWTAEGPADPYAWVLATLGTLTFWNPSLSIVLLLALSIPLAAFGGWHWAARVTEHPAGRAIGAGAWALSPVLLGSLDAGRLPTVIVVIALPWLLIAASRARESWSWAGSASLLAGVVLACAPALIPAAIVLLIVGACTSPRGLSKVFSIALVPLALFAPLALHAIRTGRPLDLLLDPGLSPAFTPGNPWHLMIGFPEFGLHGWAPLLSMIGLGNAPTTLLVGLLMAPLALLAALGLYTAPVRVSVFGALAAGLGLATAIASAQVQLTSVGAEPLSIWTGSGIALFWIGLATLAASGVSVLRKAAAPLVAVAAIGAVLAVLPVAAHLLLKQSAVQPGSGRLPALVEAAGNLDPEIGTLVLSAVGEHAVHAEIERGSGTRLDTVRTARVQPTLSAEEQRIATVVGQLASTGGEDLRDALAAERIEFVVLLQNDDISDGAAELERGTLQGALDQNAALSSAGETDSGLLWRVEVPAEPVAENVDARAPLIAMPFWWAQIAMLAAMVLLALPTGDIVERPERRPRRPRKGDPGGGAVAPAEAASASASASVSADEAQGDPGASATSAPTPMTENRTDSKGADHE; encoded by the coding sequence ATGCCTACACGAGTAACCGCCATCCTGGTCGCACAGCGCGGCAGCCACTGGCTCGACGAGACCCTTGCGGCGCTCGCGGCCCAAACCCGCCGCCCCGACCGCATCATCGCGGTCGACAACGGTGGCGGGGACGCCCTCGCCGCCCGCTTGAACGCGGCCGCGGTCGATGGGGTGGTCTCGACCGGCAGCAAGCTGTCCTTTGGTCGGGCCGTCGCACTCGGCGTCGCCGCCGCGGTCGGCGCGCCCCCCGCTGCGGGAGCCCCGCACCAGGCCGGTTCACCCTCCGAGAGCGACTGGATCTGGCTCTTGAGCGAGGACTCGGCGCCCGAGCCCCAGGCGCTCGCGAACATCATCGCCGCGGTGCAGCGCTCCCCATCGGTCGCGATTGCCGGGCCGAAGCTCGTCGACTGGGAACACCCCGAGCGCATCATCGAGCTCGGGCAGAGCCTCACCCGCACGGGCAGCCGTTGGAAGTTGCGTCGGCAAGAACTTGATCAAGAGCAGTACGACCACCTGCAGGACACTCTGGGCGTGGGCCCCGTCGGCATGCTCGTGCGCCAAGACGTGTGGATGCGCCTCGGCGGTTTTGACCCTGCCCTCGCCGTCTATGACGACGGGCTCGACCTCAGCGTGCGCGCCCGCCTGGCCGGGTTCCGCGTCATCGTCGCCCCGCACTCGCGCATCCGCTTCGCGCAAATCGGCGTCGCCGGCCCGCACATCGATCGGCGCCGATCCGTCCTCCGCACCGCTCACCGGCAGGCCCGCACCTCCGCCCTGCACCGCCGCCTCGCCTACGCGCCCGCCGCGCTCGTGCCGTTCTATTGGATTGCGTTGCCGTTCATCGGGGTCTTGCGCATGGTGTGGGCGCTGCTGCGTGAGCAGCCCGGCAACATGCTGGGCGAGCTCTCCGCCGCCCTCCGGGTGTTCTTCCGCCCCGGGGCGGTCGCGCGCGCGCGGCACCGAATCAAACAGGATCGGTCGGTCGGCTGGGACGCCGTACGCCCCCTGCGTGTCGACCCGAAGTCGGTGCGCACCGCGCGCATGATCGATCGCGAGGCGCTGCGCGCGGCCCAGGGCCGCACCCGCCCCGAGCTGCACTTCGTCTCGACCGGAGGGCTCGGTGTGCTGCTGGGCGCCCTGGTCGCCGCCGCGGCCCTGTTCTGGTGGCTGCTGGGCACCGACGTCGTGAGCGGCGGCGGCATCGCCCCGCTGAGCGACAGCGTCGCTGAGCTGTGGCGGAACACGCAGTGGACCGCCGAGGGCCCGGCCGACCCGTACGCATGGGTGCTGGCGACGCTCGGCACGCTCACGTTCTGGAACCCGAGCCTGTCGATCGTGCTACTGCTCGCGCTCTCGATTCCGCTTGCCGCGTTCGGCGGCTGGCACTGGGCCGCCCGCGTTACCGAGCACCCCGCTGGTCGCGCGATCGGCGCGGGGGCCTGGGCCCTGAGCCCCGTGCTGCTCGGCTCGCTCGACGCTGGCCGACTGCCCACGGTGATCGTGGTCATCGCGCTGCCGTGGCTGCTGATTGCCGCGTCGCGCGCACGTGAATCGTGGAGCTGGGCCGGCTCGGCCTCGCTGCTCGCCGGCGTCGTGCTCGCCTGCGCGCCCGCGCTCATCCCCGCCGCCATTGTGCTGCTGATCGTCGGGGCCTGCACCTCGCCGCGCGGGTTGAGCAAGGTGTTCTCGATCGCGCTCGTCCCCCTCGCGCTGTTTGCGCCGCTTGCCCTGCACGCGATCCGCACGGGTCGACCGCTCGACTTGCTGCTCGACCCCGGCCTCAGCCCCGCGTTTACGCCCGGAAACCCCTGGCACCTGATGATCGGGTTCCCCGAGTTCGGGCTGCACGGCTGGGCGCCGTTGCTCTCGATGATCGGGCTCGGCAACGCGCCCACGACCCTGCTGGTCGGTCTCCTGATGGCTCCGCTCGCGTTGCTCGCGGCGCTCGGCCTGTACACGGCCCCGGTGCGGGTCAGCGTCTTTGGCGCCCTGGCCGCCGGCCTCGGCCTCGCGACCGCGATCGCCTCGGCGCAGGTGCAGCTCACCTCGGTCGGCGCCGAGCCGCTCTCGATCTGGACCGGATCCGGTATCGCCCTCTTCTGGATCGGCCTCGCAACCCTCGCCGCCTCGGGGGTGAGCGTGCTGCGCAAGGCCGCCGCGCCGCTCGTCGCGGTCGCCGCCATCGGCGCCGTCCTCGCGGTGCTGCCCGTCGCCGCCCACCTGCTGCTCAAGCAGTCCGCCGTGCAGCCCGGCTCGGGGCGACTGCCGGCGCTCGTCGAGGCGGCAGGCAACCTCGACCCCGAGATCGGCACCCTCGTGCTCAGCGCGGTCGGCGAGCACGCGGTCCACGCCGAGATCGAGCGCGGATCGGGCACCCGGCTCGACACGGTGCGCACCGCCCGTGTGCAGCCCACCCTGTCCGCGGAAGAGCAGAGGATCGCGACCGTCGTTGGCCAGCTCGCCAGCACCGGCGGAGAGGACCTGCGCGATGCGCTGGCCGCCGAACGGATCGAGTTCGTCGTGCTGCTCCAGAACGACGACATCTCGGACGGTGCCGCCGAGCTCGAGCGCGGCACGCTGCAGGGCGCGCTCGATCAGAACGCGGCGCTGTCGAGCGCCGGAGAGACTGATTCCGGCCTGCTGTGGCGGGTCGAAGTGCCCGCTGAGCCCGTCGCCGAGAACGTGGATGCCCGTGCGCCCCTGATCGCGATGCCGTTCTGGTGGGCCCAGATCGCGATGCTCGCTGCGATGGTGCTGCTCGCGCTGCCCACAGGTGACATCGTGGAACGCCCTGAGCGGCGCCCGCGGCGTCCCCGAAAAGGCGACCCGGGCGGCGGTGCTGTGGCGCCGGCCGAGGCAGCGAGCGCCAGCGCCAGCGCCAGCGTCAGTGCGGATGAGGCCCAGGGCGATCCTGGAGCCTCGGCCACGTCCGCACCCACCCCCATGACTGAGAACCGTACCGACTCGAAGGGAGCCGACCATGAGTGA
- a CDS encoding WhiB family transcriptional regulator, translating to MTQQHPVPSNWFVDPVALGVPGVRRPEIDDEALSWQGDALCAQTDPEAFFPEKGGSTREAKRICEGCEVRSECLDYALANDERFGIWGGLSERERRKLRREAI from the coding sequence ATGACTCAGCAGCACCCCGTCCCCTCAAACTGGTTTGTCGATCCGGTCGCACTCGGCGTTCCCGGTGTGCGTCGACCCGAGATCGACGACGAAGCGCTCTCCTGGCAGGGCGACGCGCTCTGCGCGCAGACCGACCCCGAGGCGTTCTTTCCTGAAAAGGGCGGTTCGACCCGCGAGGCCAAGCGCATCTGCGAGGGCTGCGAAGTGCGATCCGAATGCCTCGACTACGCGCTCGCGAATGACGAGCGGTTCGGCATCTGGGGCGGCCTCTCCGAACGCGAACGCCGCAAGCTCCGCCGCGAGGCGATCTAA
- the manA gene encoding mannose-6-phosphate isomerase, class I, which yields MLVFIENTPLRYAWGSANALPEILGVAPTGEPQAELWLGAHPGSPAQVANANPVVHTLIDLIESDPERYGVDGAHLPFLLKILGIGQPLSLQVHPNLEQAARGFAAEDADGVPVDARERRYRDANHKPEMLVALGHGVNALCGFRRLRDVRRDLHALALVLSPGEGRDLLAAFAERLHGRGDAAGARRQALAWMFDADPDVSAVVWKTTVALAAASERAMGRIAEPEGASDEGAPVLDIDPERVSAIATIHQTHPGDAGILISMLLHLVRLEPGEALFLEPRQLHAYLGGIGVEVMAASDNVLRAGLTEKLVDIDELSRVMDADRLESPRIEGESSVRGLVVWQPPVPDFRLMRARVGESGERGLGGCAESISIEAPYPLVLVATAGRIRVERDSDTYQEVAGVRRGQSLYISAGEPIVLTGAGEAFLATVGEGWPDRNSSLSVS from the coding sequence GTGCTGGTCTTCATCGAGAACACCCCGCTGCGGTATGCGTGGGGGTCGGCAAACGCGCTGCCCGAAATTCTGGGAGTGGCGCCCACGGGCGAGCCCCAGGCCGAGCTTTGGCTCGGCGCGCACCCGGGCAGCCCCGCCCAGGTGGCGAACGCGAACCCCGTCGTGCACACGCTGATCGACTTGATCGAGAGCGACCCCGAACGGTACGGCGTCGACGGTGCGCACCTCCCGTTCTTGTTGAAGATATTGGGCATCGGCCAACCGCTTTCCCTGCAGGTGCACCCGAACCTCGAGCAGGCCGCGCGCGGTTTCGCCGCAGAGGACGCCGACGGCGTGCCGGTCGACGCCCGCGAACGCCGCTACCGAGACGCGAACCACAAGCCCGAAATGCTCGTCGCCCTCGGCCACGGAGTGAACGCGCTCTGCGGGTTTCGGCGCCTGCGCGACGTGCGACGCGACCTCCACGCGCTCGCCCTCGTACTTTCGCCGGGCGAGGGGCGAGACCTGCTGGCCGCCTTCGCCGAACGCCTGCACGGGCGCGGCGACGCGGCCGGCGCACGGCGACAGGCGCTCGCCTGGATGTTCGACGCCGACCCGGATGTGTCGGCGGTCGTTTGGAAGACCACGGTCGCGCTCGCCGCAGCGAGCGAGCGGGCGATGGGCAGGATCGCGGAGCCGGAGGGGGCCAGCGACGAGGGCGCGCCGGTGCTCGACATCGACCCCGAGCGGGTCTCGGCGATCGCGACCATCCACCAGACTCACCCGGGCGACGCCGGGATCCTGATCTCCATGCTGTTGCACCTCGTGCGCCTCGAACCGGGAGAGGCCCTGTTTTTGGAACCCCGGCAACTGCACGCCTACCTGGGCGGCATCGGCGTCGAGGTGATGGCCGCGTCCGACAACGTGCTGCGCGCGGGGCTCACCGAAAAGCTCGTCGACATTGACGAACTCTCCCGCGTGATGGACGCCGATCGACTGGAGTCCCCGCGAATCGAGGGGGAGAGCTCGGTGCGTGGCCTGGTCGTCTGGCAACCTCCCGTGCCGGATTTTCGCCTGATGCGGGCCCGTGTTGGGGAGAGCGGCGAACGCGGCTTGGGCGGCTGCGCCGAGTCGATCTCGATCGAGGCGCCCTACCCGCTGGTGCTCGTCGCGACCGCTGGTCGCATCCGGGTCGAGCGCGACAGCGACACCTATCAAGAGGTCGCGGGCGTGCGCCGAGGCCAGTCCCTCTACATTTCGGCGGGCGAGCCCATCGTGCTCACGGGGGCCGGCGAGGCGTTTTTGGCGACCGTGGGCGAGGGCTGGCCGGACCGAAATTCGAGCCTCAGCGTGTCGTGA